One window from the genome of Chthoniobacterales bacterium encodes:
- the asnB gene encoding asparagine synthase (glutamine-hydrolyzing) yields the protein MCGIAGMIDLAGQRPVPEGSIQRMSRALLHRGPDEEGFLIRPGLGLASRRLSIVGLADGQQPIFNEDRSVTVVFNGELFDYVERRDELRARGHRFVTHCDTEIIPHSWEDYGDHMWEHLRGQFAIALWDEKRRQLQIGRDRFGIAPLFWSRQDDWLLFASEIKGLLASGMVPARPDRRGIDHVFTFSAVPGPRTCFEGVQLLTAGHCLRITPANGNGAGPVVEERAFWEMDFPDQGSEERGDDPKRLVDEFERILLQAVEERLRADVPVGAYLSGGVDSSMIVALACHLKGPAINTYTVRVHEPELDELDAASLSARHIGAKPPIVQDFRDEDALATYPKLITAAEAPVIDTACAALLQLSGRVHSCGQKVVLTGEGADEWLVGYPWYKAAKLLGYLDLIPGLGLSHAARNAYLRLNKVPHFPNAWRREVENSVGGQNAWIDAYGMLAISKLRFYSDSMHEAIGPTNPWTELNFPLERAKRWAPLHRGVWVAARVLLAGHLLQAKGDRVAMHSSVEVRYPFLDEDVFDFLAKLHPSWRLRGFRDKHLLRLLAERWVPKSVARRHKVIFRAPLDSFHMEPEPPFVAQLLSEESLRKTGYFDPAAVARWRTDFRKMRAGSLPRLSVEMGLMAVAGTQLWHHLFMGGGLADLPQWSAVPTPAAVEAGA from the coding sequence ATGTGCGGCATTGCGGGAATGATCGATCTGGCGGGCCAGCGTCCCGTGCCCGAGGGAAGCATTCAACGGATGTCCCGGGCGCTGTTGCATCGCGGGCCCGATGAGGAGGGCTTCCTCATTCGGCCGGGACTCGGCCTGGCATCGCGTCGGCTGAGCATCGTCGGGTTGGCGGACGGCCAGCAGCCGATCTTCAATGAAGACCGGAGCGTCACGGTTGTTTTTAACGGGGAGCTGTTCGATTACGTCGAACGGCGGGACGAGCTCAGGGCGCGCGGACACCGGTTCGTCACTCATTGCGATACCGAAATCATCCCCCACTCGTGGGAAGATTACGGGGATCACATGTGGGAACACCTGCGGGGGCAATTCGCCATCGCGCTCTGGGATGAGAAACGACGGCAGCTCCAAATCGGACGCGATCGTTTCGGCATCGCGCCGCTTTTCTGGTCGCGGCAGGACGACTGGCTTCTTTTCGCATCCGAAATCAAGGGATTGCTCGCTTCCGGCATGGTCCCGGCCCGGCCCGATCGGCGCGGGATCGATCACGTCTTCACCTTTTCAGCGGTGCCCGGTCCGCGAACCTGTTTCGAGGGCGTCCAACTTCTCACCGCCGGGCATTGCCTGAGGATTACTCCCGCCAACGGGAACGGCGCGGGTCCGGTGGTGGAAGAGCGGGCGTTTTGGGAGATGGATTTTCCGGATCAGGGTTCGGAGGAACGGGGGGACGATCCGAAGCGACTTGTGGACGAATTCGAGAGGATCTTGCTCCAGGCGGTCGAGGAGCGATTGCGAGCGGATGTTCCAGTGGGCGCCTATCTTTCCGGCGGCGTCGATTCAAGCATGATCGTGGCGCTGGCCTGCCATCTTAAAGGGCCGGCCATCAATACCTACACCGTCCGCGTGCATGAACCCGAGCTCGATGAGCTCGATGCGGCCAGCCTTTCGGCGCGGCACATCGGCGCCAAGCCGCCGATCGTCCAGGATTTTCGCGACGAAGACGCGCTGGCAACTTATCCAAAATTGATCACCGCCGCCGAGGCACCGGTGATCGACACCGCCTGCGCCGCCCTTCTCCAGCTCTCCGGACGAGTCCACAGTTGCGGACAAAAAGTTGTGCTCACCGGCGAAGGTGCGGACGAATGGCTGGTCGGCTATCCCTGGTACAAGGCGGCGAAGCTCCTGGGGTATCTCGACCTGATTCCCGGTCTTGGGCTTAGTCATGCCGCCCGCAATGCCTATCTCCGCCTGAACAAGGTCCCTCATTTTCCCAACGCCTGGCGACGCGAAGTTGAGAATTCCGTCGGTGGACAGAACGCCTGGATCGACGCCTACGGAATGCTCGCGATTTCGAAGTTACGGTTCTACAGCGACTCAATGCACGAAGCGATCGGCCCGACGAATCCGTGGACTGAATTAAATTTCCCGCTGGAGCGCGCCAAGCGATGGGCGCCGCTTCATCGCGGGGTCTGGGTTGCCGCCCGTGTCCTTTTGGCCGGGCACCTCCTCCAGGCCAAGGGCGACCGCGTCGCAATGCATTCTTCCGTCGAAGTGCGCTACCCGTTCCTCGACGAAGACGTCTTCGATTTTCTGGCGAAGCTGCACCCAAGCTGGCGGCTGCGCGGGTTCCGGGACAAACACCTGCTGCGTCTGTTGGCGGAACGTTGGGTGCCGAAATCGGTGGCACGCCGCCACAAGGTGATCTTCCGGGCGCCTCTGGACAGCTTTCATATGGAACCGGAGCCGCCGTTTGTCGCGCAGCTATTGAGCGAGGAATCGCTGCGTAAGACCGGCTATTTCGATCCCGCCGCCGTGGCTCGCTGGCGGACCGACTTCCGCAAAATGCGGGCCGGTTCGCTGCCGCGCCTTTCGGTTGAGATGGGTCTGATGGCGGTCGCGGGGACGCAACTCTGGCACCATCTCTTCATGGGCGGCGGGCTGGCGGATTTGCCGCAGTGGTCCGCGGTGCCAACGCCTGCGGCGGTCGAAGCCGGCGCGTGA